One segment of Nakamurella flava DNA contains the following:
- a CDS encoding VanZ family protein — MGGWTWQAGFGLLGGALVFLAVLVPAVVVQYRRYGRISGARLLGLLAVSVYVVALVAYVFLPLPDPDTVCNRRGGPGLAAFQWSPFSFVDDIRSTAARRGWRAALTGWSLWQVLFNVALFIPLGVVVRRYLGRGVVAATGIGLAVSAVIELTQWSAIYGLYPCSYRVGDVDDLIANTTGALVGAVIAPALLFWMPQARDLRMTRTEPRPVTVGRRWVGMLLDGAAFLLVAVALVAGTVAVRSALAGRFLDAPVWASPAAALIAGLGVFYLPALRGSGASIGQALVWLSPRWPEPSSDRRLLRASVTGGVFTVGQVAGAVSGSGAAGWVQVTCWAWTVLCLIAVPFTTAVRGRPGLSGLISGAAMVDVRAPVVARADDRPDDAARLVG; from the coding sequence GTGGGCGGATGGACATGGCAGGCCGGGTTCGGCCTGCTGGGCGGGGCGCTGGTCTTCCTGGCCGTGCTGGTCCCGGCGGTCGTCGTGCAGTACCGCCGGTACGGACGGATCAGTGGCGCCCGGCTACTGGGTCTGCTCGCGGTCAGCGTCTATGTCGTCGCCCTGGTCGCCTACGTCTTCCTCCCGCTGCCTGATCCGGACACGGTGTGCAACCGTCGCGGCGGGCCCGGGCTGGCCGCGTTCCAGTGGTCACCGTTCTCGTTCGTCGACGACATCCGGTCGACGGCCGCGCGTCGTGGCTGGCGGGCCGCGCTGACCGGCTGGTCGCTCTGGCAGGTCCTCTTCAACGTCGCCCTCTTCATCCCCCTCGGTGTGGTGGTCCGCCGATACCTGGGCCGCGGGGTCGTGGCCGCGACGGGTATCGGGCTGGCGGTGTCGGCGGTCATCGAGCTCACGCAGTGGTCGGCGATCTACGGCCTCTACCCCTGCAGCTACCGCGTCGGCGACGTCGACGACCTGATCGCCAACACCACCGGCGCCTTGGTCGGGGCGGTGATCGCTCCGGCCCTGCTGTTCTGGATGCCGCAGGCCCGGGATCTCCGGATGACCCGGACCGAGCCCCGCCCGGTGACGGTCGGCCGGCGCTGGGTGGGGATGCTGCTCGACGGCGCGGCGTTCCTGCTGGTGGCGGTCGCCCTGGTGGCCGGGACCGTGGCGGTCCGGTCGGCCCTGGCCGGTCGGTTCCTCGACGCCCCGGTGTGGGCGTCCCCGGCCGCAGCCCTGATCGCCGGGCTGGGCGTCTTCTACCTGCCCGCGCTTCGCGGGTCGGGAGCGTCGATCGGTCAGGCCCTCGTCTGGCTGTCGCCGCGGTGGCCCGAGCCCTCGTCCGACCGACGGTTGCTGCGGGCGTCGGTCACCGGCGGCGTTTTCACGGTCGGCCAGGTGGCCGGGGCGGTGTCCGGGTCCGGGGCGGCCGGATGGGTGCAGGTCACCTGCTGGGCCTGGACCGTCCTCTGCCTGATCGCGGTGCCCTTCACCACAGCGGTTCGGGGTCGCCCGGGACTGTCCGGCCTGATCAGCGGGGCCGCCATGGTCGACGTCCGTGCTCCGGTGGTGGCCAGAGCCGACGACCGGCCGGACGACGCTGCCAGACTGGTCGGGTGA
- a CDS encoding MFS transporter → MFGTYLEVLRLPGALRFTLSGLLARMQLSMAGLGAVMLLSASRGSYAVAGTVAALYAVSAALVGPQVSRLIDSFGQRRIVPLQLAVHLPAVAGLVSFAVFTDLNWPVFVLALFAGSSTPAVGALVRARWSNLLRGSPQLRTAFAWEALIDEFVFIVGPPLATILALQITPSAALIIATIALVTGTVLLITQRSTEPPAAGRSNATSGRPAILLPGVAGITAIFVLLGGIFGSYEVATVAFAKEQGAPAVAGLILALYAVGSLAAGVVYGALTLRAPLSKQFLAATGVLAVVTFPLPLLGQLWLVAAGLFVAGIACSPVLIAGTALLEHIVPSNRLTEAMTWNASGLAVGIAVASPLAGVVIDRHGAAVAYWVTAGCGVLAFAVAAVVYRSLRRADLGAEPTEKVLTGGQPQSLTVEKA, encoded by the coding sequence ATGTTCGGTACGTACCTGGAAGTCCTGCGCCTCCCCGGCGCCCTGCGGTTCACCCTCTCCGGCCTGCTCGCGCGCATGCAGCTGTCGATGGCCGGGCTGGGCGCCGTCATGCTGCTGTCGGCCAGCCGCGGCTCCTACGCCGTCGCCGGCACGGTGGCCGCCCTGTACGCGGTCTCGGCCGCCCTGGTCGGTCCGCAGGTCTCCCGGCTCATCGACTCCTTCGGCCAGCGCCGCATCGTCCCCCTCCAGCTCGCCGTCCACCTGCCCGCCGTCGCCGGGTTGGTGTCGTTCGCGGTGTTCACCGATCTCAACTGGCCGGTCTTCGTGCTGGCGCTGTTCGCCGGTTCGTCGACCCCCGCGGTCGGCGCCCTGGTCCGGGCCCGCTGGTCCAACCTGTTGCGCGGCTCGCCCCAGCTGCGGACCGCGTTCGCCTGGGAGGCGCTGATCGACGAATTCGTCTTCATCGTCGGCCCGCCGCTGGCGACCATCCTGGCCCTGCAGATCACGCCCAGCGCGGCGCTGATCATCGCGACCATCGCGCTGGTCACCGGCACCGTCCTACTGATCACCCAGCGGTCGACCGAGCCGCCGGCCGCCGGTCGGTCCAACGCGACGTCCGGTCGCCCGGCCATCCTGCTGCCCGGCGTCGCCGGGATCACGGCGATCTTCGTGCTGCTCGGCGGCATCTTCGGCTCGTACGAGGTGGCCACGGTCGCCTTCGCCAAGGAGCAGGGCGCCCCGGCGGTGGCCGGTCTGATCCTGGCCCTGTACGCGGTCGGGTCGCTCGCCGCCGGCGTCGTCTACGGAGCCCTCACCCTGCGGGCCCCGTTGTCGAAGCAGTTTCTGGCGGCGACCGGCGTGCTCGCCGTCGTGACGTTCCCCCTGCCCCTGCTCGGGCAGCTGTGGCTGGTCGCCGCCGGCCTGTTCGTCGCCGGTATCGCCTGCTCACCGGTGCTGATCGCCGGCACGGCGCTGCTCGAGCACATCGTGCCGTCCAACCGGTTGACCGAGGCCATGACGTGGAACGCCAGCGGCCTGGCCGTCGGCATCGCCGTCGCGTCGCCGCTGGCCGGGGTGGTCATCGACCGGCACGGTGCGGCGGTCGCGTACTGGGTGACCGCCGGCTGCGGGGTGCTCGCCTTCGCCGTCGCCGCGGTGGTCTACCGGTCCCTGCGCCGCGCCGACCTGGGCGCCGAACCCACGGAAAAGGTCCTGACCGGCGGGCAACCACAGTCGCTCACGGTGGAAAAGGCCTGA
- a CDS encoding oxygenase MpaB family protein: MESGSGTLFGPSSVSWRVHADPVFPVAGVRALILQALHPTAVAGVAQHTGFRDDFWGRLERTGLYVSTLTYGPAGEARKLAARIRGIHRRLSAVDPDTGREFPLDRPDLLLWVHCCEIESFLTTVRRAGNPLSDADADRYVAEQVVSAELIGLPASQVPASVAELDAYFHDVRPRLRLTDTARDGIRTLTIPPMKAWVQLLTPARPAWTVLAGAALATLPRWARKMYRLPGLPTTDLAATAGLKALRVAALALPDRISGPPEARRARALIAAAEGAA; encoded by the coding sequence ATGGAGTCTGGTTCCGGAACGTTGTTCGGCCCGTCATCGGTCAGCTGGCGCGTGCACGCCGACCCGGTGTTCCCGGTCGCCGGGGTGCGGGCGCTCATCCTGCAGGCCCTGCACCCCACGGCGGTGGCCGGGGTCGCCCAGCACACCGGGTTCCGGGACGACTTCTGGGGGCGGCTGGAACGCACCGGCTTGTACGTCTCGACGCTGACCTACGGCCCGGCCGGCGAGGCCCGCAAGCTGGCCGCCCGGATCCGCGGGATCCACCGTCGGCTGAGCGCCGTCGACCCCGACACCGGTCGCGAGTTCCCGCTCGACCGGCCCGATCTGCTGCTCTGGGTGCACTGCTGCGAGATCGAGTCGTTCCTGACGACCGTGCGCCGGGCCGGCAACCCGCTGTCGGATGCCGACGCCGATCGGTACGTCGCCGAGCAGGTCGTCAGCGCCGAACTGATCGGTCTACCGGCGTCGCAGGTACCGGCCAGCGTCGCCGAGTTGGACGCCTACTTCCACGACGTCCGACCCCGGCTGCGGCTCACCGACACCGCACGGGACGGCATCCGCACGCTGACCATCCCGCCGATGAAGGCGTGGGTGCAGCTGCTCACCCCGGCCCGGCCGGCCTGGACCGTCCTCGCCGGGGCGGCCCTGGCCACCCTGCCGCGGTGGGCCCGCAAGATGTACCGGCTCCCCGGCCTGCCGACCACCGACCTCGCCGCCACCGCCGGACTGAAGGCGCTGCGGGTCGCCGCCCTCGCCCTGCCCGACCGCATCAGCGGCCCACCCGAGGCCCGGCGGGCCCGCGCGCTCATCGCTGCGGCCGAGGGCGCGGCCTGA
- a CDS encoding alpha/beta hydrolase: protein MTASATVSSNGLSLAYESFGDPADPTVLLVMGLATQMLAWEDGFCAELVARGHHVVRFDNRDVGLSTHLSDLPAGRPVSAFLGRQQPPYLTADMADDTAGLITGLGLGPVHVVGISMGGCIAQSLAIRHPDLVASLTSIASSTGSRRVGHPKLATAYRLLTRPTVTSREEAIALKLTVYRQQASPAYPLRLDAMREIAGASWDRAYDPDGSARQFAAILGSPDRTAELRRLDLPSLVVHGLSDPLINASGGRATAAAIPGAKLVTYAGMGHEIPQPLWEPIADGIAEVARAGQERRAEWPGGGA from the coding sequence GTGACTGCTTCGGCCACCGTCTCCAGCAACGGCCTGTCCCTGGCCTACGAGTCGTTCGGCGACCCGGCCGACCCCACTGTGCTGCTGGTGATGGGTCTGGCGACGCAGATGCTGGCGTGGGAGGACGGGTTCTGCGCGGAACTCGTCGCGCGGGGGCATCACGTCGTCCGCTTCGACAACCGGGACGTCGGGTTGTCGACGCATCTGTCCGACCTGCCGGCCGGCCGGCCGGTGTCGGCGTTCCTCGGGCGGCAGCAGCCGCCCTACCTGACCGCGGACATGGCCGACGACACCGCCGGGCTCATCACCGGGTTGGGCCTGGGGCCCGTGCACGTGGTGGGGATCAGCATGGGCGGCTGCATCGCCCAGTCGCTGGCCATCCGTCATCCGGATCTGGTCGCCAGCCTGACGTCGATCGCGTCGAGCACCGGGTCCCGGCGAGTGGGTCATCCGAAGCTGGCCACCGCCTACCGCCTGCTGACCCGGCCGACCGTCACCTCCCGGGAGGAGGCGATCGCGTTGAAGCTCACCGTGTACCGGCAGCAGGCGTCCCCGGCCTACCCGCTGCGGCTGGACGCGATGCGGGAGATCGCCGGCGCGTCCTGGGACCGGGCCTACGACCCGGACGGCTCGGCCCGCCAGTTCGCGGCCATCCTCGGCTCCCCCGACCGCACCGCCGAACTACGCCGCCTCGACCTGCCCAGCCTCGTCGTCCATGGTCTGTCCGACCCGTTGATCAACGCCTCCGGCGGCCGCGCCACCGCCGCCGCCATCCCCGGCGCCAAGCTCGTCACCTACGCCGGGATGGGTCACGAGATCCCCCAACCGCTCTGGGAACCGATCGCCGACGGGATCGCCGAAGTGGCCCGGGCGGGACAGGAGCGACGGGCCGAGTGGCCTGGAGGCGGCGCATGA
- a CDS encoding TetR/AcrR family transcriptional regulator, with translation MASDARERILAALRHLLSTGGLPAVTLEAVAAQAGVSKGGLLYHFPSKSHLLLGLLEQVKDKVIADMDQQSAAVGGAQAYLQYSIPTEDEGFFTSLIAAVRTGTGPDAGADPETEDRAARLLVEIFTAWEAPMRAEIDDPVQAELIKLVGNGIYLSAIAGLPLPDSGLLAAVFDRVLAR, from the coding sequence GTGGCCTCCGATGCGCGCGAGCGGATTCTCGCCGCCCTCCGGCACCTGCTGAGCACGGGCGGTCTGCCGGCCGTCACCCTGGAGGCGGTGGCCGCGCAAGCCGGGGTCTCCAAAGGCGGCCTGCTGTATCACTTTCCGTCGAAGTCCCATCTGCTGCTCGGTCTGCTCGAGCAGGTGAAGGACAAAGTCATCGCCGACATGGACCAGCAGAGCGCGGCGGTGGGCGGCGCCCAGGCGTATCTGCAGTACTCGATCCCGACGGAGGACGAGGGGTTCTTCACCTCGCTCATCGCGGCCGTCCGCACCGGTACCGGCCCGGATGCCGGGGCGGATCCGGAGACCGAGGACCGGGCGGCCCGGCTGCTGGTCGAGATCTTCACCGCCTGGGAGGCCCCGATGCGGGCCGAGATCGACGACCCGGTGCAGGCCGAGTTGATCAAGCTGGTGGGCAACGGCATCTACCTGTCGGCGATCGCCGGGCTGCCGTTGCCCGATTCTGGTCTGCTGGCCGCGGTGTTCGACCGGGTGCTGGCCCGGTGA